Proteins co-encoded in one Prescottella sp. R16 genomic window:
- a CDS encoding MFS transporter: MIGTYREIFAARGSAAFSAAGFVARLPIAMVGIGIVTMLSQLRGSYGVAGALAAVFALANAAISPLVSRAVDRYGQRRVLPAAAAISATALAALLLCVRLQTPDVVLFVLVIPAGAMPTIGAMVRARWTELYRGRPELRTAFAFESVLDEVCFVAGPVISVGLSVAVFPEAGPLVALILLVTGTLALVAQRGTEPPVADRGTHTGRSVIRIPAMWALFVVMLAMGTVFGTVDVTTVAFAGEHGNRFAATAGLALFAGASALAGVVFGALRPASALRRQLVVATGAVAVLMWPLLLAGSVPTLILALGVAGITVAPTMIVATTLVETVVPHRALTEGITWTVTGLGVGVAVGSAGAGQLIDTFGARAGFTVAVAAGVVALAAAGSTHLANRVRGGGPAGRFLG, from the coding sequence ATGATCGGCACCTACCGCGAGATCTTCGCCGCCCGCGGATCCGCCGCGTTCTCCGCCGCCGGGTTCGTCGCCCGGCTGCCCATCGCGATGGTCGGCATCGGCATCGTGACGATGCTGTCGCAGCTGCGCGGATCGTACGGCGTGGCCGGGGCGCTCGCCGCCGTGTTCGCGCTCGCCAACGCCGCGATCTCGCCGCTGGTGTCCCGTGCCGTCGACCGGTACGGGCAGCGCCGGGTCCTACCGGCCGCGGCCGCGATCAGTGCGACCGCCCTCGCCGCACTGCTGCTGTGCGTGCGCCTGCAGACACCGGACGTGGTCCTGTTCGTGCTCGTGATCCCGGCCGGCGCCATGCCGACGATCGGGGCGATGGTCCGGGCCCGCTGGACCGAGCTGTACCGCGGCCGACCCGAACTGCGGACCGCGTTCGCATTCGAATCGGTGCTCGACGAGGTGTGTTTCGTTGCCGGGCCGGTGATCTCGGTGGGCCTGTCGGTGGCGGTGTTCCCGGAGGCCGGGCCCCTCGTCGCGCTGATCCTGCTCGTGACCGGGACCCTCGCGCTCGTCGCGCAACGCGGCACCGAACCACCGGTCGCCGACCGTGGCACCCACACCGGCCGATCGGTGATCCGCATCCCCGCGATGTGGGCGCTGTTCGTGGTGATGCTCGCGATGGGCACCGTCTTCGGCACCGTCGACGTCACGACCGTCGCGTTCGCCGGTGAACACGGCAACCGCTTCGCCGCCACCGCCGGGCTGGCCCTGTTCGCGGGGGCGTCGGCGCTCGCCGGTGTCGTGTTCGGTGCCCTGCGGCCGGCGTCCGCGCTGCGGCGGCAACTCGTCGTCGCGACCGGTGCGGTCGCGGTGCTCATGTGGCCGCTGCTGCTCGCCGGCTCCGTCCCCACCCTGATCCTGGCTCTCGGTGTCGCCGGAATCACGGTGGCGCCCACCATGATCGTCGCCACGACACTCGTCGAAACGGTCGTCCCGCACCGGGCCCTCACCGAGGGCATCACGTGGACGGTGACCGGCCTCGGTGTCGGGGTGGCCGTCGGCTCGGCCGGAGCCGGGCAACTGATCGACACGTTCGGTGCCCGCGCCGGATTCACCGTCGCGGTGGCCGCCGGTGTGGTGGCGCTCGCCGCGGCCGGCAGCACCCACCTGGCGAACCGGGTGCGCGGTGGCGGCCCCGCCGGCCGGTTCCTAGGGTGA
- a CDS encoding YbjN domain-containing protein, translating into MNQQDGTSENLRDVIDTALRERELDYSRTGDDRFVVELPGEHKLKTTTLLTVGNHGVRIEAFVCRKPDENFEGVYKYLLRRNRRLYGVHYTIDKIGDIYLVGRLSAHAVTGDELDRVLGQVLEAADGDFNVLLELGFASSIKREWAWRVSRGESLANLQPFKHLVDGPQDTSVWEPPTRD; encoded by the coding sequence ATGAACCAGCAGGACGGGACGTCGGAGAATCTGCGGGACGTCATCGATACGGCGCTGCGGGAGCGCGAACTCGACTACAGCCGCACGGGCGACGACCGGTTCGTCGTCGAACTGCCCGGTGAACACAAGCTGAAGACGACGACCCTGCTCACCGTCGGCAACCACGGCGTGCGGATCGAGGCGTTCGTGTGCCGCAAACCCGACGAGAACTTCGAGGGCGTCTACAAGTACCTGCTGCGCCGCAACCGCCGGCTCTACGGCGTCCACTACACGATCGACAAGATCGGCGACATCTACCTCGTCGGACGCCTGTCGGCGCACGCGGTGACCGGGGACGAACTCGACCGCGTCCTCGGTCAGGTCCTCGAGGCGGCCGACGGCGACTTCAACGTGCTGCTCGAGCTCGGGTTCGCGTCGTCGATCAAGCGGGAGTGGGCATGGCGTGTCTCCCGGGGCGAGTCCCTGGCGAACCTGCAACCGTTCAAACACCTCGTGGACGGGCCGCAGGACACCTCGGTCTGGGAGCCCCCGACGCGAGACTGA
- a CDS encoding transglycosylase family protein, translating to MATFTLKRTLGTVAATAALVAAPLAMSTGTANAASGNWDAVAQCESSGNWAANTGNGFYGGLQFTASTWQAYGGTGMAHQNSRAEQIRVAENVLAGQGRGAWPVCGQYL from the coding sequence ATGGCAACCTTCACCCTCAAGCGCACCCTCGGCACCGTCGCCGCCACCGCAGCCCTCGTCGCCGCACCCCTCGCCATGAGCACCGGCACCGCCAACGCGGCCTCCGGCAACTGGGACGCCGTCGCACAGTGCGAATCCAGTGGCAACTGGGCCGCCAACACCGGCAACGGCTTCTACGGCGGCCTCCAGTTCACCGCCAGCACCTGGCAGGCCTACGGCGGCACCGGCATGGCCCACCAGAACTCCCGCGCCGAACAGATCCGCGTCGCCGAAAACGTCCTCGCCGGCCAGGGCCGCGGCGCCTGGCCCGTCTGCGGCCAGTACCTCTGA
- a CDS encoding lipase family protein produces the protein MRRTRSVLAAVVTAAAALTIGAPSVSAGPVGVDDVFGPFVLGALRDGRFTPPEQWTPRHPVTDPWYDAPDVSGLAPGTLIRSRPATVQVYGVQPGHVRAHQLMYVTTDFDGSAVTSTGILLVPEDGTAPADRKLIGYSEANDSLGPGCMPSTQWTGGDQLDPGLLTALGPVAQMFGHGWAVMMSDTANDGDAAPNGFSIGRFSGAATLDGLRAAIALPDAGLAADVPIGLYGVAGGGVAAGFAAEKHAEYAPELNIVGAALQAMLTDSASFERKADGGIGAGFVFANSLGFAARYPEIDLDVELTPLGRQVADVFNSTCQQTYTLLPFVPLDALYVHGRPADNPVFARAYAENRMGQQAPKAPVLVSSCRDDFLVPYSDVEDLVAAYRAGGTDVTVEPSHCGPIDVLTDPVRVGTELLGMQNVDWLADRFAAG, from the coding sequence GTGCGCAGGACCCGTTCGGTACTCGCGGCTGTCGTGACCGCCGCGGCAGCACTGACGATCGGTGCACCGTCGGTGTCGGCGGGCCCGGTCGGTGTCGACGACGTGTTCGGCCCGTTCGTGCTCGGCGCCCTGCGGGACGGCCGGTTCACGCCGCCCGAGCAGTGGACGCCCCGGCATCCGGTCACCGATCCCTGGTACGACGCGCCGGACGTCTCCGGTCTCGCTCCGGGCACGCTGATCCGGTCGCGGCCTGCCACGGTCCAGGTGTACGGGGTGCAGCCCGGCCACGTCCGTGCACACCAATTGATGTATGTCACCACCGATTTCGACGGTTCGGCGGTGACGTCCACCGGTATCCTGCTGGTCCCCGAGGACGGCACCGCGCCGGCCGACCGCAAGCTGATCGGCTATTCGGAGGCCAACGACAGCCTCGGCCCCGGCTGTATGCCGAGCACGCAGTGGACCGGCGGCGATCAGCTCGATCCGGGACTGCTCACCGCCCTCGGCCCGGTCGCGCAGATGTTCGGCCACGGGTGGGCCGTGATGATGAGCGACACCGCCAACGACGGTGACGCCGCCCCCAACGGGTTCTCGATCGGCCGGTTCTCGGGGGCCGCGACGCTCGACGGGCTGCGGGCCGCGATCGCGCTGCCCGACGCCGGTCTCGCGGCCGACGTCCCGATCGGCCTGTACGGGGTCGCGGGCGGCGGTGTCGCGGCCGGTTTCGCCGCCGAGAAGCACGCTGAGTACGCGCCGGAACTGAACATCGTCGGCGCCGCGCTGCAGGCGATGCTCACCGACAGCGCGTCGTTCGAGCGCAAGGCCGACGGCGGGATCGGTGCCGGGTTCGTGTTCGCGAATTCGCTCGGGTTCGCGGCCCGCTACCCCGAGATCGACCTGGACGTCGAGCTCACCCCGCTCGGCAGGCAGGTCGCGGACGTCTTCAATTCCACGTGCCAGCAGACGTACACGCTGCTGCCGTTCGTGCCGCTGGATGCGCTGTACGTGCACGGCCGGCCCGCCGACAATCCGGTGTTCGCCCGCGCGTACGCCGAGAACCGGATGGGGCAGCAGGCCCCGAAGGCTCCGGTGTTGGTGTCGTCGTGTCGCGACGACTTCCTCGTCCCCTATTCGGATGTCGAGGATCTCGTCGCGGCGTACCGGGCCGGCGGCACCGATGTCACGGTCGAGCCGAGCCACTGCGGCCCGATCGATGTGCTGACGG
- a CDS encoding alpha/beta fold hydrolase: MAIRETVGADGTTLVHRTFGEPTARPLVLIHGWAQSSRCWSDDVLAALATDHRVIAVDLRGHGCSDAPATGYDDPATWAADLDAVLAAENVTSGAILLGWSYGGLVICDYLAERGTAAVDGVVLVGAITSIGRGEAGGRVGPAMKAAIPAAMSDDPAVALAALDGFGPALTGPIRDAAVGVRAQALLGAGLSTPPRVRSALFARAIGHDDLLRTLDVPVFVLHGTADTVVDVSAGEHAAALVPDARTSYWEGCGHGPFVEDPQRFVREVREFTATVATRPVGSGVSGRQGSMDA, encoded by the coding sequence ATGGCCATTCGCGAGACCGTCGGCGCCGACGGCACCACCCTCGTCCACCGCACGTTCGGCGAGCCGACCGCGCGTCCGCTCGTCCTGATCCACGGTTGGGCGCAGTCGTCGCGCTGCTGGAGCGACGACGTGCTCGCCGCGCTCGCCACCGACCACCGGGTGATCGCCGTCGACCTGCGCGGCCATGGCTGCTCGGACGCCCCAGCGACCGGCTACGACGATCCCGCGACGTGGGCCGCCGACCTCGACGCCGTCCTGGCCGCCGAGAACGTCACGTCGGGCGCGATCCTGCTCGGCTGGTCGTACGGCGGCCTCGTGATCTGCGACTACCTCGCCGAACGCGGCACCGCGGCCGTCGACGGCGTCGTCCTCGTCGGTGCGATCACCAGCATCGGCCGCGGGGAGGCCGGCGGCCGGGTCGGACCCGCGATGAAGGCCGCGATCCCGGCCGCGATGTCCGACGACCCGGCCGTCGCCCTCGCCGCCCTCGACGGATTCGGGCCGGCTCTCACCGGGCCGATCCGCGACGCCGCCGTCGGGGTCCGGGCGCAGGCGCTGCTCGGGGCGGGCCTGTCCACGCCGCCGCGGGTGCGGTCCGCGCTGTTCGCCCGGGCGATCGGCCACGACGACCTGCTCCGCACCCTCGACGTGCCGGTGTTCGTGCTGCACGGCACCGCCGACACCGTCGTCGACGTCTCCGCCGGTGAGCACGCTGCCGCCCTCGTTCCCGACGCGCGCACGTCGTACTGGGAGGGCTGCGGGCACGGGCCGTTCGTGGAGGACCCGCAGCGTTTCGTGCGGGAGGTGCGGGAGTTCACGGCGACCGTCGCCACCCGCCCCGTGGGTTCGGGCGTGTCCGGGCGACAGGGCAGTATGGACGCGTGA
- a CDS encoding HAD family hydrolase — translation MVSAAAAVTTAASTERVLRTFPPEVESPECDPRDKRSFDHRGAEGDDKGGVPGPGTLRGDRETRTARSENTIVTHVFFDFFGTLVDYDPRPVGTPHNAPLAYAADAGIDITADAADALWARSWAELDAHADTTGREWAMADVVDRYRSRLGRPSRAFAPTQETIDVYLATWTQAVTPAPGLESCLQDLSRDHRLVIVSNAHDPNLVPELSARFGIADHVDAIVSSVAVGWRKPHPEIFRLATGTVGAEPRDVVFVGDSWGPDVEGPLAAGMHAVFVGSPAAVRDDTVPVVDSLSGVPDAVRAVRSTSAPRR, via the coding sequence ATCGTCAGTGCTGCCGCGGCGGTCACGACAGCCGCGAGTACCGAACGGGTCCTGCGCACATTTCCTCCTGAGGTCGAGTCGCCCGAGTGTGATCCACGCGACAAACGATCATTCGATCATCGTGGCGCAGAGGGCGACGACAAGGGTGGGGTACCGGGGCCGGGTACTCTCCGCGGAGACCGTGAGACGCGAACCGCACGATCGGAGAACACCATCGTCACGCACGTCTTCTTCGACTTCTTCGGAACGCTCGTCGACTACGACCCCCGCCCCGTCGGCACGCCGCACAACGCGCCACTCGCGTATGCGGCGGACGCCGGGATCGACATCACCGCCGACGCGGCGGACGCACTGTGGGCGAGATCCTGGGCCGAACTCGACGCACACGCCGACACGACCGGGCGGGAATGGGCGATGGCCGACGTCGTCGACCGGTACCGGAGTCGCCTCGGCCGCCCGTCGCGGGCGTTCGCGCCGACGCAGGAGACGATCGACGTCTATCTCGCAACCTGGACGCAGGCCGTGACACCGGCGCCCGGACTCGAATCGTGCCTGCAGGACCTGTCGCGCGACCACCGCCTCGTCATCGTGTCGAACGCCCACGATCCGAACCTCGTCCCGGAGCTGTCGGCGCGGTTCGGGATCGCCGATCACGTCGATGCGATCGTTTCCTCCGTGGCAGTCGGATGGCGGAAACCGCATCCCGAGATCTTCCGGCTCGCGACCGGGACCGTCGGCGCCGAGCCGCGGGACGTCGTGTTCGTGGGGGACAGCTGGGGACCCGACGTCGAGGGTCCGCTCGCGGCCGGAATGCACGCCGTCTTCGTCGGCTCGCCGGCGGCGGTCCGGGACGACACCGTGCCCGTCGTCGATTCCCTGTCCGGCGTCCCCGATGCGGTCCGCGCCGTGCGCTCGACGAGTGCACCCCGCCGATGA
- the mshA gene encoding D-inositol-3-phosphate glycosyltransferase codes for MTPKRSATPRRVAVLSVHTSPLAQPGTGDAGGMNVYVLQTSIELARRGVEVDIFTRATSSADPVVQDAAPGVRVRNVAAGPYEGLDKNALPTQLCAFAAGVLREEVRHEPGHYDLVHSHYWLSGQVGWLARDRWGVPLVHTAHTLAAVKNASLADGDTPEPVARQIGERQVVDEADRLTANTVDEAAQLTSIYGASPDRIDVVAPGADLTRYRPGDRLAARAAFGLDPAETIVTFVGRIQPLKAPDVLLRAAAEVIAREPGLPLRILVVGGPSGSGLERPDSLIELAGALGIDARVTFLPPQPPDRLVDVYRASNLVAVPSYSESFGLVAIEAQACGTPVIAADVGGLGTAVQDGRTGLLVQGHRIDDWASALQSLVTTPARLDELAARAPRHAENFSWAHTADGLLGSYRAAIAGYRTGAGDGSDVVDVVADFVPRRPRGLWKLRRTSGARA; via the coding sequence GTGACACCCAAGCGCAGCGCGACCCCCCGGCGGGTCGCGGTTCTCTCCGTCCACACGTCGCCGCTGGCCCAGCCGGGCACCGGCGACGCGGGCGGAATGAACGTGTACGTGCTGCAGACGTCGATCGAACTGGCCCGCCGCGGCGTCGAGGTCGACATCTTCACCCGCGCGACGTCGTCGGCCGACCCGGTGGTGCAGGACGCCGCCCCCGGGGTGCGGGTCCGCAACGTCGCAGCCGGACCGTACGAGGGCCTCGACAAGAATGCGCTGCCCACGCAGCTGTGCGCGTTCGCGGCCGGGGTGCTGCGCGAGGAGGTGCGGCACGAGCCCGGCCACTACGACCTGGTGCACTCGCACTACTGGCTGTCCGGGCAGGTCGGCTGGCTCGCCCGGGACCGGTGGGGGGTGCCGCTCGTGCACACCGCGCACACCCTGGCCGCGGTGAAGAACGCGTCCCTCGCCGACGGCGACACCCCCGAGCCGGTCGCCCGGCAGATCGGGGAACGGCAGGTGGTCGACGAGGCCGACCGGCTCACCGCCAACACCGTCGACGAGGCCGCCCAGCTCACCTCGATCTACGGGGCGTCCCCCGACCGGATCGACGTCGTCGCTCCCGGCGCCGACCTCACCCGCTACCGGCCCGGTGACCGGCTCGCCGCCCGGGCCGCGTTCGGCCTCGACCCGGCCGAGACGATCGTGACGTTCGTCGGACGCATCCAGCCGCTCAAGGCACCCGACGTGCTGCTGCGTGCGGCCGCCGAGGTGATCGCCCGCGAACCCGGTCTGCCGCTGCGGATCCTCGTCGTCGGCGGACCGTCCGGCAGCGGGCTCGAACGTCCCGACTCGCTCATCGAACTCGCCGGCGCGCTCGGCATCGACGCCCGGGTGACGTTCCTGCCGCCGCAGCCGCCCGACCGTTTGGTCGACGTCTACCGGGCGTCGAATCTTGTTGCCGTGCCGAGCTATTCGGAATCCTTTGGCCTGGTCGCGATCGAGGCCCAGGCCTGCGGGACGCCCGTGATCGCCGCCGACGTCGGTGGCCTCGGCACCGCCGTCCAGGACGGACGGACCGGTCTGCTCGTCCAGGGGCACCGGATCGACGACTGGGCGTCCGCGCTGCAGTCGCTGGTGACGACGCCCGCGCGGCTGGACGAACTGGCCGCCCGCGCCCCCCGGCACGCGGAGAACTTCTCGTGGGCCCACACCGCGGACGGACTGCTCGGCAGCTATCGGGCCGCGATCGCGGGCTACCGGACGGGGGCGGGGGACGGCAGTGACGTTGTCGACGTCGTCGCGGACTTCGTTCCGCGGCGCCCGCGGGGACTGTGGAAACTACGACGGACGAGCGGAGCACGCGCATGA